Proteins encoded in a region of the Puniceibacterium sp. IMCC21224 genome:
- the ggpS gene encoding glucosylglycerol-phosphate synthase, with the protein MPSDLVIVYHRQPYEEVVENGKTVFKENKSPNGIVPTLKSFFGKVDNAAWVAWKLAEDEANPGFEKVVHIEDSFGKYTVSRLPLTEAQVTSFYHVTSKEAFWPILHGFKEKYNYDPVDWPTFREVNWAFAQAAAAEAAEGAAVWVHDYNLWLVPGYLRQLRPDVRISFFHHTPFPAADMFNVLPWRGEIIDSLLACDVVGFHIPRYAANFVSVVRSQYDVGEVPRVAVDPDFISEGSALSDRTVPKEIRVDGRIVQLGTTPVGVDTDYIDSVSAREETATSAKEIKQELGDAKLILSVGRTDYTKGGAAQLLAFERLLERRPDMIGQVRLLHVSVSANRSMTVYESIQSEIEEIAGRINGRFGTFTSQPVVLISRAIPFERLVAYYRAADVCWITPLADGMNLVAKEFAASRTDGDGVLILSEFAGAAMELSAAILTNPYSNKSMDHAVDLALDLPEDERRQRMQELRRVVKKYNTQAWARDQLALLSPKDFGKDDPRAA; encoded by the coding sequence ATGCCAAGCGATCTCGTGATCGTCTATCACCGCCAACCCTATGAAGAGGTTGTGGAAAACGGCAAGACAGTCTTTAAAGAAAACAAAAGCCCAAACGGCATCGTGCCAACGTTAAAGAGCTTTTTCGGCAAAGTGGATAACGCCGCATGGGTGGCGTGGAAGCTGGCCGAGGATGAAGCTAATCCCGGATTCGAAAAAGTTGTCCATATCGAGGACAGTTTTGGTAAATATACGGTGTCCCGCCTGCCCCTGACCGAAGCGCAGGTGACAAGTTTTTATCATGTCACGTCGAAAGAGGCATTCTGGCCGATCCTGCACGGGTTCAAGGAAAAGTATAACTACGATCCCGTGGACTGGCCGACCTTTCGCGAGGTGAACTGGGCCTTTGCGCAGGCTGCCGCCGCCGAGGCCGCAGAGGGTGCCGCCGTCTGGGTACATGACTACAATCTATGGCTTGTGCCCGGTTATCTGCGGCAGTTGCGTCCGGATGTGCGAATTTCGTTCTTTCACCACACGCCGTTTCCAGCGGCGGATATGTTCAATGTCCTGCCCTGGCGCGGAGAGATCATCGATTCGCTGCTGGCCTGCGATGTGGTCGGCTTCCACATCCCGCGTTATGCAGCAAACTTTGTGTCGGTTGTCCGGTCGCAATATGACGTCGGCGAAGTGCCCCGCGTCGCGGTTGACCCCGATTTCATCTCGGAAGGCTCCGCACTCAGCGATCGAACCGTGCCCAAGGAAATTCGCGTGGACGGACGCATTGTCCAGTTGGGCACAACGCCAGTCGGGGTGGATACAGATTACATCGATTCGGTTTCCGCACGCGAAGAAACCGCCACGAGTGCCAAGGAAATCAAACAGGAACTGGGTGACGCCAAGCTGATCCTGTCGGTCGGGCGCACCGATTACACCAAAGGCGGTGCAGCGCAGTTGCTGGCGTTCGAGCGCCTTCTGGAGCGACGCCCTGATATGATTGGTCAGGTGCGGTTGCTGCACGTGTCGGTCAGTGCGAACCGCAGCATGACGGTCTACGAATCAATCCAGTCTGAGATTGAGGAGATCGCCGGACGTATCAACGGCCGTTTCGGCACCTTCACCTCGCAACCTGTGGTACTGATTTCACGAGCCATCCCGTTCGAACGGTTGGTGGCCTATTATCGTGCCGCGGATGTGTGCTGGATTACGCCGCTGGCCGACGGCATGAACCTCGTGGCCAAAGAATTTGCTGCGTCTCGGACCGATGGCGACGGTGTTCTGATCCTGTCGGAATTCGCAGGTGCGGCAATGGAGTTGTCAGCGGCGATCCTGACCAACCCCTATTCCAATAAATCCATGGATCATGCCGTGGATCTGGCGCTGGACCTGCCCGAGGACGAGCGGCGTCAGCGGATGCAGGAACTGCGGCGGGTGGTCAAGAAATACAACACCCAAGCCTGGGCGCGCGATCAGCTTGCGCTGCTGTCACCCAAGGATTTCGGCAAGGATGACCCGCGCGCCGCATAG